One Solea senegalensis isolate Sse05_10M linkage group LG13, IFAPA_SoseM_1, whole genome shotgun sequence DNA segment encodes these proteins:
- the zar1l gene encoding ZAR1-like protein produces MEGFLTTFPPFNVYGNPACAPPPPGTSWGKREGRFMTPNGLNYLELCKVILSQVNPGLPPPLKRANTRECGVQVNAKVDKVVQCSLGPKTLFGLENELPVSAKSPESPDLSVSSGRSQYETPPPQVSHLRFLRPVSIYSPVFDRRLFLKKLDDDDGGSEDEAEAAEQTESDKDAAAEHSGEDTVKDLNTTSRQSSKGSHFQFLEQRYGFFHCKKCNIRWESAYVWCISGTSKVYYKQLCRKCQVGFNPYRVEPIICKGCSQTSCSCEKKQRHINMKRPHRQDLCCRCKCMRLSCDATYSFKYIV; encoded by the exons ATGGAGGGATTCCTGACCACGTTTCCTCCATTCAACGTTTACGGTAACCCGGCCTGCGCCCCGCCGCCTCCGGGTACCAGCTGGGGGAAGCGGGAGGGCCGCTTCATGACCCCGAATGGCCTCAACTACCTGGAGCTCTGCAAGGTCATTCTGTCCCAGGTCAACCCCGGGTTACCTCCGCCACTGAAGCGAGCGAACACCAGAGAGTGCGGAGTGCAGGTGAACGCCAAAGTGGATAAAGTCGTTCAGTGCTCGCTGGGTCCCAAGACGCTGTTCGGCCTGGAGAACGAGCTCCCCGTGTCCGCGAAGTCCCCGGAGAGCCCGGACCTGTCCGTGTCCAGCGGGAGGTCACAGTACGAGACACCGCCGCCGCAGGTGAGCCACCTGCGCTTCCTGAGGCCCGTGTCCATCTACTCTCCCGTGTTTGACCGGAGGCTTTTCCTGAAGAAACTCGACGACGACGACGGTGGAAGTGAAGACGAAGCTGAAGCAGCCGAACAGACGGAGTCTGACAAAGATGCTGCAGCGGAACACAGTGGTGAAGACACGGTGAAGGACTTGAACACAACGTCCCGCCAGTCTTCAAAGGGTTCACATTTTCAG TTCCTGGAGCAGAGGTATGGCTTTTTCCACTGCAAGAAGTGCAACATCCGGTGGGAGAGTGCTTATGTATGGTGCATCTCTGGTACCAGTAAG GTGTATTACAAGCAGCTCTGCCGGAAGTGTCAGGTGGGGTTTAACCCCTACAGAGTGGAGCCAATCATCTGCAAG GGTTGCTCTCAGACGTCCTGCAGCTGTGAGAAGAAGCAGAGGCACATAAACATGAAGAGGCCTCACCGCCAGGACCTGTGTTGTCGCTGCAAGTGCATGAGACTGTCCTGCGACGCCACCTACAGCTTCAAATACATCGTCTGA